From Vreelandella neptunia, the proteins below share one genomic window:
- the pdxH gene encoding pyridoxamine 5'-phosphate oxidase: MTRNIADIRRDYEGGTLDESQTPDDPFVLFDEWFSLALEKEGKDGNAMTLATVDSQGRPHARVVLLKGFDERGMVFFTNYHSHKGSELNNVPFAAMTFWWPSLSRQVRIEGPVEQVSADESDEYFASRPRGSQLGAWIATQSVVIPGRNWIEERQKRFEQAYDGQDIPRPIHWGGYRVTPEMIEFWQGQPSRLHDRLRFERRDGGEWSRFRMAP; encoded by the coding sequence ATGACACGTAACATAGCCGATATCAGGCGTGATTATGAAGGCGGCACGTTAGACGAGTCCCAAACACCCGACGATCCATTCGTGTTATTCGATGAGTGGTTCAGCCTAGCCCTGGAAAAAGAGGGCAAAGACGGCAACGCCATGACACTCGCCACCGTCGACAGCCAAGGCCGACCTCACGCACGGGTGGTACTGTTAAAGGGATTTGACGAGCGCGGCATGGTGTTTTTCACCAATTACCATAGCCACAAGGGCAGCGAGCTGAACAATGTGCCCTTCGCGGCCATGACTTTCTGGTGGCCTTCGCTTTCACGACAGGTACGTATTGAAGGCCCTGTTGAACAGGTCTCAGCAGACGAGTCTGATGAGTACTTTGCCAGCCGCCCCCGTGGCAGCCAATTGGGCGCTTGGATTGCGACTCAAAGCGTGGTGATTCCCGGCCGTAACTGGATCGAAGAGCGTCAAAAGCGCTTTGAACAAGCCTATGATGGCCAGGATATTCCCCGCCCGATCCACTGGGGGGGCTATCGCGTCACGCCAGAAATGATTGAGTTTTGGCAGGGCCAGCCTAGCCGCCTACACGACCGCCTGCGCTTTGAACGACGCGACGGCGGTGAATGGAGCCGCTTCCGTATGGCGCCCTAA
- a CDS encoding cytochrome b/b6 domain-containing protein translates to MRDKVAIEVWDGWIRLFHWGLVAAVLISFYTTKTSGAPFLFPVEVHAQAGYVVIGLLVFRWLWGTLGSVYARFRTFLYPPAKTVAYSKSLLKRQPGVYASHNPLGGWMVILMLLSLSFQAVSGLFLSDDIFFQAPLYGLFGDGVGSQLRTLHQLNSDLLIVLIGLHLVGLIVHRLLGEPLVAAMLVGTKRFRQQPVDEHNEPLNAATLRLRAMGALLIAAGVILWLWFY, encoded by the coding sequence ATGCGCGACAAGGTAGCGATAGAGGTGTGGGATGGTTGGATTCGCCTGTTCCACTGGGGATTAGTGGCGGCGGTATTGATCTCTTTTTATACCACCAAGACTAGCGGTGCGCCCTTCCTATTTCCGGTTGAAGTGCACGCCCAAGCGGGCTACGTGGTAATCGGGCTACTCGTGTTCCGTTGGTTATGGGGCACCCTGGGTAGCGTATATGCAAGATTTAGAACGTTTCTATATCCACCCGCAAAAACAGTCGCCTACTCCAAGTCACTTCTTAAGCGCCAACCCGGCGTTTATGCCAGCCATAATCCGCTGGGCGGCTGGATGGTGATATTGATGCTGCTCTCGCTTAGTTTTCAAGCCGTGAGCGGCCTGTTTTTAAGTGACGATATCTTTTTTCAAGCACCGCTCTATGGTTTATTTGGCGATGGGGTAGGCAGCCAGCTTAGAACCCTGCATCAACTCAATAGTGATCTGCTCATCGTGCTGATCGGGCTGCATTTAGTGGGTTTGATCGTACATCGGCTGCTGGGTGAACCGCTGGTAGCGGCGATGTTGGTAGGCACCAAACGTTTTCGCCAGCAGCCTGTCGATGAACATAATGAGCCATTGAATGCTGCCACGCTGCGTTTACGGGCGATGGGCGCATTACTTATCGCCGCTGGCGTTATCCTATGGCTTTGGTTTTATTGA
- a CDS encoding DUF2069 domain-containing protein: protein MRQWLEDVETRHGIDKLTLRSRQVVLISFAVLLVLVIYRGFLLQDDEFNWRPVVAFVLPLVLFLPSIIGKRARGHAWLAFVSLLYFTQGVMLVTLPGQGLRGVVEAVVALVLFAGCMGYARFRSRQLRQ, encoded by the coding sequence ATGAGGCAGTGGCTGGAAGACGTCGAAACACGCCATGGGATTGATAAGCTTACGCTTAGAAGCCGGCAGGTTGTATTAATCAGCTTCGCGGTTCTGCTGGTGTTGGTGATTTACCGCGGTTTTTTACTCCAAGACGACGAATTTAACTGGCGCCCTGTCGTAGCCTTCGTTTTGCCCCTGGTGCTGTTTTTACCCTCCATCATTGGTAAACGTGCTCGAGGCCACGCATGGCTCGCCTTTGTTAGCCTGCTCTACTTCACGCAAGGGGTGATGTTGGTCACTCTGCCTGGACAGGGCTTGCGCGGAGTTGTAGAGGCCGTTGTCGCACTAGTGCTATTTGCCGGTTGCATGGGCTATGCGCGCTTTCGCAGTCGACAGCTAAGACAATAG
- the wrbA gene encoding NAD(P)H:quinone oxidoreductase: MSEMTPYVLVLYYSRSGATATMAQQIAAGVESVPGIQARLRTVAPVSTTCEAVDPEIPAEGAVYADLDDLRNCSALALGSPTRFGNMAAPLKYFIDSTSSLWMNGALIDKPASAFTSTSSLHGGQESTLLTMLVPLLHHGMVYAGVPYSETTLLETQTGGTPYGASHLAGTRSDRSVDEHERALCIAQGKRLARLALALHAMRQEAL, from the coding sequence ATGAGTGAAATGACACCGTACGTTTTGGTTCTTTATTACTCGCGCTCCGGCGCGACCGCCACCATGGCGCAACAGATTGCGGCCGGCGTAGAAAGCGTGCCAGGTATTCAGGCGCGTTTACGCACAGTGGCACCAGTTTCAACGACCTGTGAAGCCGTTGACCCCGAAATTCCTGCAGAGGGTGCGGTTTACGCTGACCTGGACGACCTGCGCAACTGTAGCGCGCTGGCGTTGGGTAGCCCCACCCGGTTTGGCAACATGGCGGCACCACTAAAATATTTTATCGATTCCACCAGCAGCCTGTGGATGAACGGTGCTTTGATCGATAAACCCGCCAGTGCTTTCACCTCAACCTCCAGCCTGCACGGTGGGCAAGAGAGCACCCTACTCACTATGCTGGTGCCGCTGCTGCATCACGGCATGGTCTACGCAGGGGTTCCTTATAGTGAAACAACCTTGCTGGAGACTCAGACAGGCGGCACGCCCTATGGCGCAAGCCACTTGGCTGGAACTCGTAGCGACCGCTCGGTCGATGAGCACGAACGTGCGCTGTGTATTGCCCAGGGCAAACGGTTGGCACGCCTCGCTTTAGCGCTTCACGCCATGCGTCAGGAGGCATTATGA
- a CDS encoding gamma-glutamylcyclotransferase family protein, protein MIKTVWLKRLLILSSMVLLSLAGWLWLTMLSPWFYERPDDLPAIEQRTHQVFVYGTLRYAPVRLVVMGSFGAPQDAVLEGYQRNGLDLSPQPGSNVEGLLLRVDAEELARLDRYERLGVRYERMTVTLGDGTRAWVYLRLPERQNAFVPHADSPIALVP, encoded by the coding sequence GTGATTAAAACGGTTTGGCTAAAACGCCTTTTGATTTTAAGCAGTATGGTGCTGCTCAGCCTAGCCGGATGGCTCTGGTTAACCATGCTCAGCCCGTGGTTTTATGAGCGACCCGACGACCTTCCCGCTATCGAACAGCGCACTCATCAGGTCTTTGTGTATGGCACGCTACGCTATGCCCCCGTTCGCTTAGTGGTCATGGGAAGTTTCGGCGCGCCACAAGATGCAGTGTTAGAGGGTTATCAGCGTAACGGCCTCGACCTTTCACCCCAGCCAGGGAGCAACGTTGAGGGGCTACTGCTACGAGTTGATGCCGAAGAGTTGGCTCGCCTTGATCGCTATGAGCGGCTGGGTGTGCGCTACGAGCGGATGACGGTAACCCTTGGCGATGGCACCCGCGCCTGGGTCTACCTGCGCTTGCCAGAGAGACAAAATGCATTTGTACCGCACGCGGACTCCCCAATAGCTCTGGTACCATAG
- the smrA gene encoding DNA endonuclease SmrA: MNQPLRDDLDFRALVGDVKPLPPRNRADPGANRKSPSESQLARREWAEEEMGARNFLSDDFVDLLPPFDPMEYRREGIQQGVVDKLKHGGYSVQSQLHLLRRPLTECRRMLFPFIQEAYAHDLRSVMIVHGRGREIDSPANVLRSYLAKWLSQFEEVQAYVSAQPSEGGLGATWVMLRKSDRAKANNRERQQKRRG, from the coding sequence ATGAATCAGCCGCTTCGTGATGATCTGGATTTTCGTGCTCTCGTCGGTGATGTGAAACCGCTGCCACCAAGAAACCGTGCTGACCCAGGCGCTAATCGCAAAAGCCCCTCTGAATCCCAGTTGGCTCGGCGGGAATGGGCAGAGGAAGAGATGGGGGCACGCAATTTTCTGTCCGACGACTTTGTCGATCTGCTGCCCCCATTTGATCCCATGGAGTATCGCCGTGAGGGCATTCAGCAGGGTGTGGTCGATAAATTAAAGCACGGTGGCTATAGCGTTCAGTCGCAGCTCCACTTGCTTAGGCGTCCATTAACAGAGTGCCGACGCATGCTGTTTCCCTTTATTCAAGAAGCTTACGCCCACGATTTACGCTCCGTTATGATAGTGCATGGCCGCGGGCGTGAAATTGATAGTCCCGCGAACGTACTGCGTTCGTACCTTGCCAAGTGGCTCAGCCAATTTGAGGAAGTGCAGGCGTACGTCTCCGCACAGCCTTCGGAAGGTGGGCTAGGCGCTACCTGGGTGATGCTACGCAAAAGCGACCGCGCCAAAGCCAATAACCGCGAGCGCCAGCAAAAGCGGCGGGGTTAA
- a CDS encoding DUF934 domain-containing protein, with translation MPNNPVPNKTDETQTEAVEQTPVHVDHLIANGELAAENAWRVSYDADALPEQRPAFVPLALWQANQEDAELAPLLTSDTELTAELGKQLGNAPAIAIDFPAFTDGRGYSIARLLRERYGYSGEVRAVGDVLVDQLEYMRRCGFTAMALRDDQHPEDALRALSFFSVRYQPDVEERQALFERRLADNK, from the coding sequence ATGCCTAATAATCCTGTGCCTAATAAAACCGATGAGACACAAACTGAAGCGGTTGAACAGACACCGGTTCATGTCGACCACTTGATTGCTAACGGTGAGCTTGCGGCGGAAAATGCGTGGCGTGTTTCCTACGATGCGGATGCCCTGCCCGAACAGCGCCCGGCGTTTGTGCCGCTGGCGTTATGGCAGGCCAATCAGGAAGACGCTGAGCTGGCACCGCTACTCACCAGCGATACCGAGCTGACGGCGGAATTAGGCAAACAGCTTGGTAATGCCCCAGCCATCGCGATTGACTTCCCCGCCTTCACCGATGGCCGTGGCTACAGCATCGCCCGCCTGCTGCGCGAGCGCTACGGCTATAGTGGCGAAGTGCGTGCGGTGGGTGATGTTCTGGTCGATCAGTTGGAGTACATGCGCCGCTGTGGTTTTACTGCCATGGCGCTGCGCGATGACCAGCATCCAGAAGACGCCCTGCGCGCACTTAGTTTTTTCAGCGTTCGCTATCAACCCGATGTAGAAGAGCGTCAGGCGCTGTTTGAGCGCCGTTTAGCCGATAATAAGTAG